One Aciduliprofundum boonei T469 genomic region harbors:
- a CDS encoding ABC transporter substrate-binding protein translates to MQEKILRILINAGKNGILQEEFTKKYGISKSTVSTILSKFEDEGKIVRKRVAGKSYRVWHVEYSPFPIPDVLRVGIGRATEYPAVLLAYKDSDYPKIELKIYKNAFTLTKDLAEGYLDVGCSPLITQVLFALVYRNIKIRAGCGFRGGGIALRVSNPKIFGSSELSTMEFSLRTYIEKTGIDAQIRYFPSPDRMIKALGSGEVDAIAIWEPFVTELSQRYKIIRFEELFGRYPCCTLATNMQTENSKEVREFLKIYKNAVEQLEERKDEAISLEAKFLRIKKARIEKAFYGFDYDWKLDMNVASKFLEEFGLKLTNASKARIFNLL, encoded by the coding sequence ATGCAGGAGAAAATACTTAGAATTTTAATAAATGCCGGAAAAAATGGCATATTACAAGAAGAATTTACAAAAAAGTATGGTATAAGCAAGAGCACAGTTTCTACCATACTCTCCAAATTTGAAGATGAGGGTAAAATTGTGAGAAAGAGAGTAGCTGGAAAATCTTACAGAGTATGGCATGTGGAATATTCTCCATTCCCCATACCCGATGTTTTAAGAGTGGGCATAGGAAGAGCAACAGAGTATCCAGCGGTGCTTTTAGCTTATAAGGATTCGGATTATCCCAAAATTGAACTTAAAATTTACAAAAACGCATTCACCTTAACAAAGGATCTCGCAGAAGGCTATTTGGATGTGGGCTGCTCTCCCCTAATAACCCAAGTGCTATTCGCGTTAGTATATAGAAACATAAAAATTAGAGCTGGATGCGGTTTTAGAGGTGGGGGCATTGCATTGAGGGTTTCTAATCCAAAAATATTTGGAAGCAGCGAACTTTCCACAATGGAATTCTCACTTAGAACCTATATAGAGAAGACGGGCATAGACGCACAAATAAGATACTTTCCCTCCCCGGATAGGATGATTAAAGCCCTTGGAAGTGGCGAAGTGGATGCAATTGCCATATGGGAACCCTTTGTCACAGAACTATCTCAAAGGTATAAGATCATTCGATTTGAGGAGCTCTTCGGGAGATACCCATGCTGCACTCTAGCTACAAACATGCAAACTGAGAATTCAAAAGAGGTAAGAGAGTTCCTTAAAATTTATAAAAATGCAGTGGAGCAACTGGAAGAAAGAAAAGATGAGGCAATATCTCTGGAAGCTAAGTTTTTGAGAATTAAAAAAGCTAGAATTGAAAAAGCCTTTTACGGCTTTGATTACGATTGGAAACTTGATATGAATGTTGCTTCAAAATTTTTGGAAGAATTCGGACTCAAACTAACAAATGCAAGCAAAGCAAGGATTTTCAATCTGCTATGA
- the ppdK gene encoding pyruvate, phosphate dikinase, translated as MKMKYIYAYFLKEDLEKLNEVAPTMSDKKKLLGGKGAGLAEMTRIGLPVPPGYTITTETCMKYFEEKGFPQGLWDEVLEATKKLEEHTGKKFGSDDNPLLVSVRSGAPISMPGMMDTILNLGLTEKSVEGLAKQTNNPRFAWDAYRRLIQMFGNVVLGIEHNEFEEELEKIKEKYGAKQDVDLDVEALKELVEKYKEVYRRHGYEFPQDPYEQLRMAIKAVFDSWNNERAIVYRKINKIPDDMGTAVNVVMMVFGNMGDDSGTGVAFTRDPRTGEKHLYGEFLPNAQGEDVVAGIRTPHAINEYSKQDANRDLPTMEESMPDVYEQLKNVAELLEKHYKDMQDIEFTVEKGKLYLLQTRNGKRTAAAAVRIAVEMVDEGLITKEEAIMRVTPENVDTLLHPQIDPKAKKEVIAKGLAASPGAALGKVVFDPDKAVELAEKGEKVLLVRPETTPDDIHGMNAAQGILTARGGMTSHAAVVARAMGKPAVVGCEELSINMKEGYFIARGHRINEGDIITIDGTTGEVYLGEVPLIPPSISGNLEKILEWADEIRVLGVRANADTPEQATKAREFGAEGIGLARTEHMFFGEDRLPIMQEMIMAQSKEDRVKALDKLLVMQRSDFVEFFRTMEGYPVIIRLLDPPLHEFLPSREELTEEINELKMKLKEVTSLREMDLLLSQINEKKRILSVVNELHEFNPMLGFRGCRLGIIYPEIYEMQVRAIIQAAIQVKNEGKEIYPEIMIPLIGHVNELKLLKEDLEKVAKEEMEKSGEEIKYMFGTMIEIPRAALTADEIAKYAEFFSFGTNDLTQMTFGYSRDDAQAKFLKKYVEMGILKDDPFKSLDWDGVGQLVRMGVEKGRKTNPNLEAGICGEHGGDPKSIEFFHMAGLNYVSCSPYRVPIARLAAAQAQIKHPRK; from the coding sequence ATGAAAATGAAGTACATATATGCATATTTCCTGAAAGAGGATTTGGAGAAACTCAATGAAGTGGCACCGACAATGAGCGATAAGAAAAAGTTACTGGGAGGAAAGGGAGCCGGACTGGCAGAGATGACTCGCATAGGTCTACCTGTCCCTCCAGGCTACACGATAACGACAGAGACCTGCATGAAATATTTTGAAGAGAAAGGATTCCCGCAGGGACTTTGGGATGAAGTTCTTGAAGCCACAAAGAAACTTGAGGAGCACACAGGGAAGAAATTTGGAAGCGATGATAATCCTCTCCTTGTGTCAGTTCGTTCAGGAGCCCCAATAAGCATGCCTGGAATGATGGATACAATTCTAAATTTGGGTCTTACAGAGAAGAGTGTTGAAGGCCTTGCAAAGCAGACCAACAACCCAAGATTTGCTTGGGATGCGTATCGCCGTCTTATTCAGATGTTTGGTAATGTGGTTCTTGGGATTGAACATAATGAATTTGAAGAAGAGCTTGAAAAGATTAAGGAAAAATACGGTGCAAAGCAAGATGTCGATTTAGATGTAGAGGCCCTTAAAGAACTTGTTGAAAAATACAAAGAGGTTTACAGAAGACATGGGTATGAATTTCCGCAAGACCCGTATGAGCAGCTTAGAATGGCTATAAAAGCGGTGTTTGATTCTTGGAACAATGAGCGTGCCATAGTTTATCGTAAGATAAACAAGATACCAGATGATATGGGTACTGCCGTTAATGTTGTTATGATGGTCTTTGGTAATATGGGTGATGATAGCGGCACTGGCGTTGCATTCACCCGTGATCCAAGGACTGGAGAGAAGCATCTTTATGGAGAGTTCTTGCCAAATGCTCAGGGCGAGGATGTTGTGGCTGGAATTCGCACTCCCCATGCAATAAATGAGTACAGCAAGCAGGATGCAAATCGTGATTTGCCAACAATGGAAGAGAGTATGCCCGATGTGTATGAGCAGTTAAAGAATGTGGCAGAACTTCTTGAGAAGCATTACAAGGATATGCAGGATATTGAATTCACTGTGGAAAAGGGTAAGTTATATCTCTTGCAGACGAGAAATGGCAAAAGGACTGCAGCCGCAGCTGTGCGCATCGCAGTTGAGATGGTTGATGAGGGATTGATTACAAAAGAAGAAGCCATAATGCGCGTAACTCCTGAGAATGTTGATACTCTTTTACATCCTCAGATTGATCCCAAGGCAAAGAAAGAGGTTATTGCAAAAGGTCTTGCTGCAAGCCCTGGTGCTGCGCTGGGTAAGGTGGTATTTGACCCAGATAAGGCTGTGGAGCTTGCGGAAAAAGGTGAAAAGGTTCTTTTAGTTAGGCCTGAAACCACACCTGACGATATCCATGGAATGAATGCTGCACAAGGCATACTCACTGCCAGGGGAGGTATGACATCCCATGCAGCAGTGGTTGCTAGAGCCATGGGAAAGCCTGCTGTTGTTGGATGTGAAGAGTTGAGTATAAATATGAAAGAAGGGTATTTTATTGCCCGTGGCCACAGGATAAACGAGGGGGATATTATAACCATTGATGGTACCACCGGCGAGGTTTATCTTGGAGAGGTACCTTTAATTCCACCTTCAATTAGCGGAAACCTTGAGAAGATACTTGAATGGGCAGATGAGATAAGGGTTCTCGGAGTTAGGGCCAATGCGGATACTCCTGAGCAGGCTACTAAAGCAAGAGAGTTCGGGGCGGAGGGTATAGGACTAGCAAGGACTGAGCATATGTTCTTTGGCGAGGATCGCTTACCGATTATGCAAGAAATGATAATGGCTCAGAGCAAGGAAGATAGAGTTAAGGCACTGGATAAACTTCTGGTAATGCAGCGTAGCGACTTTGTGGAGTTCTTCCGCACAATGGAGGGTTATCCAGTTATAATTCGCCTCCTAGACCCACCTTTGCACGAGTTCTTGCCAAGCAGAGAGGAACTTACAGAGGAGATTAATGAGTTAAAGATGAAATTGAAAGAGGTCACAAGCCTCAGAGAAATGGATTTGCTGCTCTCACAGATAAACGAGAAGAAGAGAATTCTTAGTGTGGTTAACGAGCTCCACGAATTCAATCCCATGCTGGGATTCCGTGGCTGCCGCCTTGGAATAATATACCCAGAAATATACGAGATGCAGGTTCGCGCGATAATTCAAGCGGCTATTCAGGTTAAGAATGAGGGCAAGGAGATATATCCCGAGATAATGATACCTCTCATAGGGCATGTAAATGAACTGAAGCTCCTCAAGGAGGATTTGGAAAAAGTTGCCAAGGAAGAGATGGAGAAATCAGGTGAAGAGATAAAGTACATGTTTGGCACGATGATAGAGATTCCGAGGGCAGCTCTCACTGCTGATGAAATTGCCAAGTACGCCGAGTTCTTCTCCTTCGGTACAAATGATTTGACACAGATGACATTTGGATACAGCAGAGACGATGCACAGGCCAAATTCCTTAAGAAGTATGTGGAAATGGGAATACTCAAGGATGACCCATTCAAGAGTTTGGACTGGGATGGAGTTGGACAGTTGGTGAGAATGGGAGTTGAGAAGGGAAGAAAGACAAATCCTAACCTGGAAGCGGGCATATGTGGAGAGCACGGTGGAGATCCTAAGAGCATAGAGTTCTTCCACATGGCTGGATTGAATTATGTGTCCTGCTCTCCATATCGTGTGCCTATTGCAAGATTGGCAGCAGCTCAAGCACAGATAAAGCATCCCAGAAAGTAA
- the nadX gene encoding aspartate dehydrogenase, with translation MKIGIIGCGNIAHNIAKSFQVQAVYDVVMSKCEDIDANVCNNVDELIDECDFIVEAASPQAVIDYAPKIIEKGKDMLIMSVGGLADVKFREKIFTLARKNGAHIYLPSGAIGGIDLIKSAKVAGLKKVTLRSTKNSKTLGYDVKERTLVFKGKASEAIKKFPKSVNVSVLLSIVAGMDIDVEVYADPDVKENIHEILVEGDFGEAEIRVRNKPSPQNPKTSYLAVLSPIYLISSLNDVIRMGV, from the coding sequence ATGAAAATAGGTATAATTGGATGTGGAAACATTGCGCATAATATTGCTAAAAGCTTTCAAGTTCAAGCAGTTTACGATGTTGTAATGTCTAAATGTGAGGATATAGATGCTAACGTTTGCAACAATGTGGATGAGTTAATAGACGAGTGTGATTTTATAGTAGAAGCAGCATCCCCGCAAGCTGTGATTGACTACGCTCCCAAGATTATAGAAAAGGGAAAAGATATGCTCATAATGAGTGTTGGGGGCCTTGCAGATGTGAAATTCAGAGAGAAGATATTTACGCTTGCGAGGAAAAATGGAGCGCATATCTATTTACCCTCGGGAGCCATTGGTGGCATAGATTTGATAAAATCCGCAAAAGTTGCGGGATTGAAAAAGGTAACTCTCCGCAGCACTAAGAACTCGAAAACCCTTGGATACGATGTGAAAGAAAGAACTTTGGTATTCAAGGGAAAGGCCAGTGAAGCTATAAAGAAATTTCCAAAAAGCGTAAATGTTTCAGTTCTCCTCTCCATAGTTGCGGGAATGGATATAGATGTGGAAGTTTATGCAGATCCCGATGTGAAAGAGAATATACATGAAATTTTGGTAGAAGGGGATTTTGGAGAGGCGGAGATTAGAGTTAGAAACAAACCATCTCCTCAAAATCCAAAGACAAGCTATCTTGCAGTGTTATCTCCCATTTACTTGATAAGCTCTCTAAATGATGTGATAAGGATGGGGGTGTGA
- the nadC gene encoding carboxylating nicotinate-nucleotide diphosphorylase: protein MFEKLYQEDMSFGDLTSSLIIPQDLNAIADVIAKEECILVGIDYLESKLKKFGLGVKKYADDGEKVERRKVVMEIEGNAAKILSVERTLLNILGRMSGIATLTREMVDKARKVNSKVRIAATRKTLWGYLDKLAVEIGGGDPHRWNLADMVLIKDNHIALVGLEEAIKRAKRASFTKKIEVEVENEKDAIKAAELDVDIIMLDNLSPEEVCKIAKKLRRYRVLIEVSGGITPDTLEDYAKCDVDIISMGFITHSAKHINFSLEIKNREV, encoded by the coding sequence ATGTTTGAAAAATTGTATCAGGAGGATATGAGCTTCGGCGATTTAACATCAAGTTTAATAATTCCTCAGGATTTAAATGCCATAGCGGATGTAATTGCAAAAGAAGAATGCATTCTTGTGGGAATTGATTATTTGGAAAGCAAGTTAAAGAAATTTGGATTGGGAGTTAAGAAATATGCCGATGATGGAGAGAAAGTAGAAAGAAGAAAAGTGGTTATGGAGATTGAAGGAAATGCAGCTAAGATTTTGAGTGTGGAGAGGACTTTGCTCAACATTCTTGGAAGAATGAGCGGTATTGCTACATTAACAAGGGAAATGGTGGATAAAGCGAGAAAGGTAAATTCTAAAGTGAGAATAGCAGCAACACGCAAAACTCTCTGGGGCTATCTGGACAAATTGGCTGTGGAGATTGGGGGAGGAGACCCACATCGCTGGAACCTTGCCGATATGGTTTTGATAAAGGACAATCACATCGCTTTGGTTGGACTAGAAGAGGCAATAAAAAGGGCTAAAAGGGCTAGTTTTACAAAGAAGATTGAAGTTGAAGTTGAAAATGAGAAAGATGCTATAAAAGCTGCAGAGCTTGATGTGGACATAATTATGCTGGACAATCTCTCACCGGAGGAAGTTTGCAAAATAGCAAAGAAGTTAAGAAGATACCGTGTATTGATAGAAGTTTCAGGAGGAATAACACCAGATACCCTGGAGGACTACGCTAAGTGCGATGTGGATATCATATCTATGGGTTTTATAACTCATTCTGCCAAGCACATAAATTTTTCATTGGAAATAAAAAATAGAGAGGTTTAA
- a CDS encoding alcohol dehydrogenase catalytic domain-containing protein: MKAWIVNAQKPIEEKPLEFVENYPVPEPREKEIRVRVTHCGICRTDLHIAEGDIPLSKKPVIPGHEIVGFVDKLGENAKRFKIGDRVGISWLNSTCGKCKYCQRGDENYCPDIKRTGYDVDGGFAEYVLVHEDYAFDLRNVSLPSEELAPIMCPGITGHYAFRISGIRKGERLGMLGFGPTAYYILRVAKSMNIEVYISTRSEEHKRTAMKYGADWVGNIAHEDFPNKVDAFIFFPTAGKLVERALANTLPSATLVLGAVTMSPIIIENYTANLWGRTIKTIYQVRRDYGREFIEIADRLKLGIEKEIVKFSEIPEAMLRLKKGEINGMVQVIEIGKI, from the coding sequence ATGAAAGCTTGGATAGTAAATGCTCAAAAGCCAATAGAAGAGAAACCTTTAGAGTTTGTAGAAAATTATCCAGTTCCTGAACCAAGAGAGAAGGAGATAAGAGTTCGGGTAACTCACTGTGGAATATGTCGTACGGATTTGCATATAGCAGAGGGGGATATCCCCCTTTCAAAGAAACCTGTGATACCGGGACATGAAATTGTAGGGTTCGTAGATAAACTTGGAGAAAATGCAAAGAGATTCAAAATAGGAGATCGTGTTGGAATCTCCTGGTTAAATTCCACATGCGGTAAGTGTAAGTACTGCCAAAGAGGAGACGAAAATTATTGCCCAGATATAAAACGCACTGGATATGATGTTGATGGTGGATTTGCCGAGTATGTTTTAGTGCATGAGGATTATGCGTTTGACCTTCGCAATGTTTCACTTCCTTCAGAAGAATTAGCCCCAATTATGTGTCCGGGAATAACTGGACATTACGCGTTCCGAATATCAGGGATACGCAAGGGCGAACGCCTAGGCATGTTAGGATTTGGACCAACAGCATACTACATCCTTCGAGTGGCTAAAAGTATGAACATAGAGGTATACATTAGCACCCGTAGTGAGGAGCACAAGAGAACTGCTATGAAATATGGCGCTGATTGGGTAGGAAATATTGCACATGAGGATTTTCCAAACAAGGTTGACGCTTTCATTTTCTTTCCCACTGCTGGAAAACTTGTGGAAAGGGCATTGGCTAATACTCTCCCATCTGCAACGCTGGTTTTGGGAGCAGTTACTATGAGCCCCATAATCATTGAGAATTACACTGCAAACCTATGGGGTAGAACGATAAAGACGATATATCAGGTTAGAAGAGATTACGGCAGAGAATTCATAGAAATTGCAGATCGCCTCAAACTTGGAATTGAAAAGGAGATTGTGAAATTCAGCGAGATCCCTGAGGCGATGCTGCGCTTGAAGAAGGGGGAAATCAATGGAATGGTGCAGGTGATTGAGATTGGAAAAATATAG
- a CDS encoding bifunctional ADP-dependent NAD(P)H-hydrate dehydratase/NAD(P)H-hydrate epimerase encodes MRISTVEQMRALDKRAIEVYGIEDKLLMENAAHALYFVILKALGNIKGRKFVAFAGPGNNGGDAITLSRKLHSNGAYVKIYLMSSPEKYKGAAKMNYEIAKRIGIQMENFDGDNALVRMSVENADAIIDGILGTGISRNVEGKYAEAIKIINESAKLVFSVDIPSGINGNTGKVMGTAVRADYTATFGLPKIGNVLYPGFEYCGELYVSHISFPPENYEDDNINVFINEPIPLSPRKKDGHKGSFGDALFVAGAGNYYGAPYFSALSFLKAGGGYSRLATAKSVVPFIGTQGREIVFHPLPETDAKSISYTAKEEILKIAKNVDIVILGPGTSLHERTQKLIEELIGEIEKPIIIDGDGLTALSHNTSILKERKYPTALTPHPGEMSRLTGKSINEILNNRIEVARNFAIEYNVILVLKGAHTQIAMPDGRIYINMTGNSGMATAGSGDVLTGTIAAMYGLGLDFEESVRMGVFVHGLAGDLAAQRKGEDGITARDIMEFLPEATKLLRDEYENVKDRYDINVV; translated from the coding sequence ATGAGGATTAGCACTGTGGAGCAGATGCGTGCTCTTGATAAAAGGGCAATTGAGGTTTATGGGATTGAAGATAAATTGCTTATGGAAAACGCAGCCCATGCTTTATATTTTGTTATTTTGAAAGCATTGGGCAATATAAAGGGGAGAAAATTCGTTGCTTTTGCAGGCCCGGGAAACAATGGCGGAGATGCAATCACCTTATCTCGCAAATTGCACTCCAACGGTGCATATGTGAAAATTTACCTTATGAGCTCTCCTGAAAAATACAAAGGTGCTGCAAAGATGAATTATGAGATCGCAAAGAGGATAGGAATTCAGATGGAAAATTTTGATGGTGATAACGCTCTTGTTCGTATGTCTGTAGAAAATGCTGACGCTATAATAGATGGAATTCTAGGTACAGGCATATCTAGAAATGTTGAAGGGAAGTATGCTGAGGCAATAAAAATAATAAATGAGAGCGCAAAACTTGTTTTCTCAGTGGACATTCCATCAGGAATAAATGGAAACACTGGAAAGGTTATGGGCACTGCTGTGAGAGCAGATTACACTGCAACCTTCGGATTGCCAAAGATAGGAAATGTGCTGTATCCTGGATTTGAGTATTGCGGAGAACTCTATGTATCCCATATCTCTTTCCCTCCTGAGAATTATGAAGATGATAATATAAATGTATTTATAAACGAGCCCATACCTCTTTCTCCGAGAAAGAAAGATGGGCATAAGGGCAGTTTTGGAGATGCTTTATTCGTGGCAGGTGCAGGAAATTACTATGGTGCTCCATACTTCTCAGCCCTATCATTTCTAAAGGCAGGAGGCGGATATTCCAGATTGGCTACTGCAAAATCGGTTGTTCCTTTTATCGGCACTCAAGGCAGAGAAATAGTGTTCCACCCCTTGCCAGAGACGGATGCCAAAAGCATAAGTTACACGGCAAAGGAAGAAATATTGAAAATAGCAAAAAATGTGGATATAGTAATCTTAGGGCCAGGTACATCCCTTCACGAAAGAACTCAAAAGTTAATAGAAGAGCTTATTGGTGAGATTGAAAAACCTATAATTATAGATGGTGATGGCTTAACAGCTCTCTCTCACAATACTAGTATTTTGAAAGAAAGAAAATATCCCACCGCGCTAACCCCCCATCCCGGCGAGATGAGCAGATTGACAGGAAAAAGTATAAATGAAATTCTAAATAATAGAATTGAAGTTGCAAGAAATTTTGCCATAGAGTACAATGTAATACTCGTTCTCAAGGGAGCGCATACTCAGATCGCCATGCCTGACGGTAGGATTTACATTAATATGACAGGAAATTCGGGTATGGCCACAGCAGGAAGCGGTGATGTCCTTACAGGCACTATAGCGGCGATGTACGGACTTGGATTAGATTTCGAGGAGAGTGTAAGGATGGGTGTGTTTGTTCATGGTTTGGCCGGGGATCTGGCTGCTCAAAGAAAGGGAGAGGATGGAATTACAGCGAGAGATATAATGGAATTTTTACCGGAGGCAACAAAATTGCTTCGAGATGAATATGAAAATGTCAAAGATAGATACGATATAAATGTGGTATGA
- a CDS encoding DUF367 family protein: MEEIKLYILHLNQDDPKKCTAKKLSRFNYAKLTSQISHIPRGSIILSPYTRRVLSPADRRTAERQGVSAVDCSWKNAREVFYRLRGNFRRLPYLVAVNPTNWGHPWQLSSAEALAAALYILGYKEQAHKIMNIFKWGPNFFVMNREPLEAYANSSSWEEVLDAESEFM, from the coding sequence GTGGAAGAGATTAAATTATACATTTTGCACTTAAATCAGGATGACCCTAAAAAATGCACGGCGAAGAAACTAAGTAGATTTAATTATGCAAAGTTAACATCTCAAATTTCTCACATTCCTAGGGGTAGTATAATCTTATCACCTTACACAAGAAGAGTTTTATCCCCTGCGGATAGACGCACAGCAGAGAGACAAGGAGTTAGCGCTGTGGATTGCTCTTGGAAAAATGCGAGGGAGGTGTTTTACAGATTGCGTGGAAATTTTCGCCGCTTACCGTATCTTGTAGCTGTAAATCCCACGAACTGGGGACATCCTTGGCAGCTTAGCAGTGCAGAGGCGTTAGCAGCCGCTTTGTACATTCTGGGCTATAAGGAGCAGGCGCATAAGATAATGAACATATTCAAATGGGGTCCAAATTTTTTCGTTATGAACCGCGAGCCATTGGAAGCTTATGCCAATTCAAGCTCTTGGGAAGAGGTGTTAGATGCGGAGAGTGAATTTATGTAA
- a CDS encoding DNA-3-methyladenine glycosylase: MEKYSISVEKPYSIIPHLHRFSLSDRPLPCIVENNLFWRLIPIEDIFIPVKAEIHEDIVKIDVASECENDYCKEVLSTVRHLLAVDISYSNFLKTLEDFPRLYKMAITYSGLRPARNLNLYEALIKIVLQQRISLKYALNTTAKLIEKWGIREKWNGYSYYSFPPPEKLMRISTSEIKALGTTTVKAKSLLEIAKMEYNGDLPSIYEVNKNPEEYVKFLTGIYGVGMWTAELSVATVIHDYSIAPAGDLNVRKAFSKFLGLQGEKEIREYTEKFGKWKGLIMYLMTFDL, from the coding sequence TTGGAAAAATATAGTATATCTGTGGAAAAACCGTATTCAATTATTCCTCATTTGCATAGGTTCTCATTATCAGATAGGCCTCTGCCATGCATTGTAGAAAATAACCTATTTTGGAGACTTATCCCGATAGAGGATATATTTATTCCCGTAAAAGCAGAAATTCATGAAGACATAGTAAAAATTGATGTCGCATCTGAGTGCGAAAATGATTATTGTAAAGAAGTGCTTTCCACTGTAAGGCACCTACTTGCGGTTGATATATCCTATTCAAATTTTCTCAAAACTCTTGAGGATTTTCCAAGACTTTACAAAATGGCCATTACATATAGCGGACTACGGCCCGCAAGAAACCTCAACCTCTACGAAGCCCTAATTAAGATTGTGCTTCAGCAGAGAATATCACTAAAATATGCCCTCAATACCACCGCAAAACTTATAGAGAAATGGGGAATTAGAGAAAAGTGGAATGGGTATAGTTATTATTCATTTCCTCCACCTGAAAAACTGATGAGGATCAGTACCTCTGAAATAAAAGCCTTAGGCACAACTACAGTGAAGGCAAAAAGTCTCTTAGAAATAGCAAAAATGGAATATAACGGAGATTTACCAAGCATTTATGAGGTTAATAAAAATCCGGAGGAATATGTAAAATTTCTGACAGGTATATATGGGGTTGGTATGTGGACAGCAGAATTATCTGTGGCTACGGTGATTCACGACTATAGCATAGCTCCGGCAGGTGATTTAAATGTGAGAAAGGCTTTTTCTAAATTTCTGGGGCTTCAGGGTGAAAAAGAGATTAGAGAGTACACAGAAAAATTTGGGAAATGGAAGGGTCTTATAATGTATCTTATGACTTTTGATTTATAG
- the nadA gene encoding quinolinate synthase NadA — protein sequence MNLKEEIMKLKKERNAIIMAHNYQIGEVQRIADFVGDSLELARKATQVDADVIVFAGVDFMAETAAILNPDKLILIPSKIASCEMARFLTPELIKEYKKKYPDATVVLYVNSTADCKALADITCTSANAVKVVNSLDADTILFGPDSNLAHYVAERTNKKIIPVPPNGHCYVHTNLNVENVPYDGVLMVHPECPAELQAKADVIASTGGMVKYVAKSNAKKFIVATERDMVERLKMEYPDREFVPAWPYAICLGMKQINLQKIYESLKDLKYEVRVPENIANKARKAIERMLEVS from the coding sequence ATGAATCTGAAAGAGGAAATAATGAAGCTAAAAAAGGAGAGAAATGCAATAATAATGGCCCATAACTATCAAATTGGAGAGGTTCAGAGGATTGCAGATTTTGTTGGAGATTCCCTTGAACTGGCAAGAAAAGCTACACAGGTGGATGCAGATGTCATAGTATTTGCAGGGGTGGATTTTATGGCAGAGACGGCTGCCATATTGAATCCAGATAAGCTTATTCTCATCCCTAGTAAAATTGCCTCCTGTGAGATGGCTAGATTTTTAACTCCCGAACTGATAAAAGAGTACAAAAAGAAATATCCTGATGCGACTGTGGTGCTCTATGTGAATTCCACCGCAGATTGTAAAGCTCTTGCGGATATTACATGCACATCTGCCAATGCCGTTAAAGTTGTTAATTCTCTCGATGCAGATACAATTTTATTTGGTCCGGATTCCAATCTCGCCCACTATGTTGCAGAGAGAACGAATAAAAAGATAATTCCTGTACCTCCAAATGGCCATTGTTATGTTCATACAAATTTGAATGTTGAAAATGTCCCGTATGATGGAGTTTTGATGGTTCATCCAGAATGCCCTGCAGAGTTGCAAGCTAAGGCGGATGTTATTGCCAGCACGGGTGGTATGGTTAAGTATGTGGCCAAGAGCAACGCAAAGAAGTTCATAGTGGCTACTGAGAGGGATATGGTAGAGCGCTTGAAGATGGAGTATCCAGATAGGGAATTTGTTCCCGCTTGGCCCTACGCAATATGCCTTGGAATGAAGCAGATAAACTTGCAAAAAATTTATGAGAGTTTGAAAGATTTAAAATATGAAGTTAGAGTTCCTGAAAATATAGCAAATAAGGCAAGAAAAGCGATAGAGAGAATGCTGGAGGTATCTTGA
- a CDS encoding GNAT family N-acetyltransferase, which yields MMEIRNATLEEVEKVTNLWLEFIKNPKGSDLNIVPNEENKERWKEFAEGIIKKKLGAVKIAIVDGNIVGYILYTYRDSPLQLYKKRGTIYDLFVREKYRGMGIGKALLSSALEDLKLNGVKMVQLYVKSDNITAISLYESYGFKESLKVMRREF from the coding sequence ATGATGGAAATCAGAAATGCCACTCTTGAGGAAGTGGAGAAAGTTACCAATTTGTGGTTAGAGTTTATTAAAAATCCTAAAGGCTCAGATCTAAATATAGTGCCCAATGAAGAGAATAAAGAGCGATGGAAGGAATTTGCTGAAGGGATTATTAAGAAAAAACTAGGAGCAGTGAAAATTGCTATCGTGGATGGAAACATTGTAGGTTATATCCTATATACCTACAGAGATTCTCCACTTCAGCTCTACAAAAAAAGGGGAACTATATACGACCTATTTGTGAGAGAGAAATATAGAGGGATGGGGATTGGTAAAGCTCTGCTATCCTCAGCCCTCGAAGATTTAAAATTAAATGGGGTAAAAATGGTTCAACTGTATGTAAAGAGTGATAACATTACAGCTATTTCCCTGTATGAATCTTATGGATTTAAAGAATCTTTAAAGGTTATGAGAAGGGAATTTTAA